In Jejubacter calystegiae, the following are encoded in one genomic region:
- a CDS encoding NAD(P)H nitroreductase: protein MDALELLINRRSASRLAEPAPEGEALQNILQAGMRAPDHGGLQPWRFFLIEGEGRARFSLLLEEAAKAKGLDEKAIEKSRASPFRAPLIIAVVAHCSDHPKVPHWEQLCSAGCAVMAMQMAAQAQGFNGIWRSGPWTGDQAVRAAFQCREQDQIVGFLYLGTPQLKAATSISVPDITPFVQRF, encoded by the coding sequence ATGGATGCATTAGAGCTGTTAATCAACCGACGCAGCGCTTCCCGCCTGGCGGAGCCTGCACCGGAAGGCGAGGCGTTGCAGAATATTCTGCAGGCCGGAATGCGGGCGCCGGATCACGGCGGTCTGCAACCCTGGCGTTTTTTCCTGATTGAAGGGGAAGGCCGCGCGCGCTTCAGCCTGTTGCTGGAAGAGGCGGCGAAGGCCAAAGGGCTGGACGAAAAGGCGATTGAAAAGTCGCGCGCCTCGCCGTTTCGCGCGCCGCTGATTATCGCCGTGGTGGCCCACTGCAGCGATCATCCGAAGGTACCGCACTGGGAGCAGCTCTGTTCTGCGGGTTGCGCGGTGATGGCGATGCAGATGGCGGCCCAGGCCCAGGGCTTTAACGGCATCTGGCGCAGCGGTCCCTGGACCGGCGACCAGGCCGTTCGCGCCGCCTTCCAGTGTCGCGAGCAGGATCAGATTGTCGGCTTCCTCTATCTGGGCACGCCCCAGCTCAAAGCCGCCACCTCCATCAGCGTGCCGGACATCACGCCATTCGTGCAACGATTCTGA